The Chitinophaga sp. H8 genome contains a region encoding:
- a CDS encoding 6-bladed beta-propeller, protein MNRKKFIYTSALLSGSFIIAKDLFAKPKGPVYGHGNMRYYMDNKWGALNPAQHPVNDCHEMVQDKKGRIILLTNETKNNILIYNKSGKFLESWGHEFPGAHGLTLANENGTEFLFITDTDKHQVYKTTMDGKILLTIDYPAETGVYEKKEAFVPTETAVADNGDFYIADGYGSQYIMHYDASGKLLHFFGGRGTGDEHLDNAHGVCIDKRNGTPTLLITDRTRNCFKRFSMDGKLLEVIALPGACVCRPVIRGNNLYAAVLRSPNLDTSGSGFVTILNKENKVVSNIGGTAPVYVNGTLQPMAQAEKIFVHPHDVCVDNDENLYVAQWSSGKVYPYKFRRSS, encoded by the coding sequence ATGAACCGAAAGAAATTCATATATACTTCAGCGTTATTATCAGGCAGCTTCATTATTGCCAAGGATCTGTTTGCAAAACCCAAAGGCCCTGTTTACGGGCATGGCAACATGCGATATTACATGGATAATAAATGGGGCGCCCTGAATCCGGCCCAGCACCCTGTAAACGACTGCCATGAAATGGTACAGGATAAAAAAGGGCGGATCATCCTGCTCACCAATGAAACAAAAAACAATATCCTGATCTATAACAAGTCGGGCAAATTCCTCGAATCGTGGGGGCATGAATTTCCAGGCGCCCATGGCCTTACACTGGCAAATGAAAATGGAACAGAATTTCTCTTTATCACCGATACAGACAAACACCAGGTATACAAAACTACGATGGATGGTAAAATTCTGCTCACCATCGACTACCCGGCCGAAACAGGGGTATACGAGAAAAAGGAAGCCTTTGTACCTACTGAAACAGCAGTAGCTGATAATGGTGATTTTTATATTGCCGATGGTTATGGTTCCCAGTATATCATGCATTATGATGCCTCCGGTAAACTGCTGCACTTCTTTGGTGGCAGAGGTACCGGTGATGAACACCTGGACAATGCCCATGGCGTATGTATTGATAAAAGGAATGGTACCCCTACCTTGCTGATCACTGACCGCACCCGCAACTGCTTCAAACGGTTCAGCATGGATGGTAAGCTGCTGGAAGTAATAGCCCTGCCCGGCGCCTGTGTATGCCGCCCGGTGATCAGGGGCAATAACCTCTATGCAGCCGTACTGCGCTCCCCTAACCTGGATACTTCAGGCTCCGGCTTTGTAACCATCCTCAACAAAGAAAATAAAGTGGTATCCAATATAGGTGGTACTGCACCGGTATACGTAAATGGTACCCTGCAACCAATGGCACAGGCGGAAAAGATCTTTGTACATCCGCATGATGTATGTGTGGACAATGACGAAAATTTATACGTAGCACAATGGAGTTCCGGGAAAGTGTATCCCTATAAGTTTAGAAGGAGCAGTTAG
- a CDS encoding response regulator transcription factor, whose product MTVYSKKKSQDNMDIISIAIVEDNHDIRTAMELLINGSDGYACVGTYNNGETALEQIPNLLPNVVLMDFNLPGGMNGIQCIAKLKAEYQDMQFMMLTVYEDDDKIFQALEAGASGYILKKTPPGELLEAIRDLHDGGSPMSSQIARRVVAFFQKQAKPNPALEALTTREKEILDQLSKGFLYKEIASNLFISIETVRRHVHNIYEKLHVRSRTDAVNKYYNR is encoded by the coding sequence ATGACGGTATACTCTAAGAAAAAGTCCCAGGATAATATGGATATCATTTCTATCGCAATTGTAGAAGATAACCATGATATCCGCACGGCTATGGAATTGCTGATTAATGGTTCTGACGGATACGCATGTGTTGGTACTTACAACAATGGAGAGACCGCGCTGGAGCAAATCCCCAATCTGTTGCCTAATGTGGTTTTGATGGACTTTAATCTTCCTGGTGGTATGAATGGCATTCAATGTATTGCCAAGTTGAAAGCAGAATACCAGGATATGCAATTCATGATGCTCACGGTGTATGAAGATGATGATAAAATATTCCAGGCATTGGAAGCAGGTGCCAGTGGATATATCCTCAAGAAAACACCTCCGGGCGAATTGCTGGAAGCTATCCGCGACTTGCATGATGGAGGTTCTCCTATGAGTTCACAGATTGCCAGAAGGGTAGTGGCGTTTTTTCAGAAACAGGCCAAGCCTAATCCGGCATTGGAAGCATTAACGACCCGTGAAAAAGAAATCCTGGACCAGCTTTCCAAAGGTTTTCTTTACAAGGAAATTGCCAGCAATCTTTTTATCAGTATAGAAACGGTGCGCCGTCATGTGCACAATATCTACGAGAAGCTGCATGTACGTAGCAGAACAGATGCTGTGAATAAATACTATAACAGATAA
- a CDS encoding DUF1501 domain-containing protein, with product MDKTFLEHGLNMNRRKFLSRLSLGLGSVALGSLLIPDLFSGSADAGDSPFAPGIPHFAPKAKRVIYLFQNGAPSQLESFDYKPKLREMMGQELPASIRQGQRLTGMTSGQSSFPLVGSYYDFKQYGEAKAWISDLFPYTAKVVDDICIIRSLHTEAINHDPALTFFQTGSQQGNRPSMGSWLSYGLGSENKNLPAFCVLLSKGKGNGQGVYSKLWSNGFLDSVHQGVQFSSGESPVLYLNNPEGMSSANRRKMLDKLAEMNQLSYEQFGDPEISTKIQQYEMAYRMQTAVPEITDLSKEPDDIIKLYGPNCLVPGTFAANCLLARKLSENGVRFIQLYHQGWDQHGNLPNEMAGQALDVDQASAALVTDLKQRGLLDETLVIWGGEFGRTNFCQGTIKADNYGRDHHPRCFSVWMAGGGIKPGLVYGETDEFGYNVIKDPVHVHDFHATILHQLGLDHEKLTFKHLGRRYRLTDVAGKVIQDLLA from the coding sequence ATGGATAAAACATTTTTAGAGCACGGACTGAATATGAACAGGCGCAAATTTCTCTCCAGGTTAAGCCTGGGACTGGGAAGTGTAGCGCTGGGTTCCCTCCTGATACCAGACCTCTTCAGCGGCAGCGCCGATGCAGGTGACAGCCCTTTTGCACCAGGTATCCCTCACTTTGCGCCCAAGGCAAAAAGAGTGATCTACCTGTTTCAGAATGGTGCACCCTCCCAGCTGGAATCATTCGACTATAAGCCAAAGCTCCGGGAAATGATGGGCCAGGAATTACCGGCTTCTATCCGCCAGGGGCAACGCCTCACCGGGATGACTTCCGGACAGAGTTCCTTCCCGCTGGTAGGCTCTTACTATGACTTTAAACAATACGGCGAAGCCAAAGCATGGATCAGTGACCTGTTTCCCTACACGGCCAAAGTGGTAGACGATATCTGCATCATCCGGTCCTTACATACGGAGGCGATCAATCACGATCCGGCACTTACCTTTTTCCAGACAGGCTCCCAGCAAGGCAACCGTCCCAGTATGGGCTCCTGGCTCAGCTATGGCCTGGGAAGTGAAAATAAAAACCTCCCTGCCTTCTGTGTGCTGCTGTCCAAGGGCAAGGGCAATGGTCAGGGGGTATATTCCAAACTGTGGTCCAACGGGTTCCTCGACAGCGTACACCAGGGGGTGCAATTCAGCAGTGGGGAAAGCCCGGTACTCTATCTGAACAACCCGGAAGGGATGAGTTCCGCCAACCGCCGTAAAATGCTGGATAAGCTGGCGGAGATGAACCAGCTTTCTTACGAGCAGTTTGGCGATCCGGAAATCAGTACCAAGATCCAGCAATATGAGATGGCTTACCGGATGCAAACGGCAGTACCTGAGATCACCGACCTCTCTAAAGAACCAGATGATATTATCAAACTATATGGTCCTAATTGCCTGGTGCCAGGCACCTTTGCGGCCAACTGCCTGCTGGCACGTAAACTCTCTGAAAATGGGGTACGCTTTATCCAGCTGTATCACCAGGGATGGGACCAGCATGGTAATCTGCCCAATGAAATGGCAGGACAGGCACTGGATGTAGACCAGGCCTCCGCCGCATTGGTAACAGACCTGAAACAACGGGGACTGCTGGATGAAACACTGGTGATCTGGGGCGGCGAATTTGGACGAACCAACTTCTGCCAGGGTACGATCAAAGCGGATAACTATGGCCGTGATCATCACCCTCGTTGCTTTTCCGTATGGATGGCCGGTGGTGGCATCAAACCAGGACTGGTATATGGCGAAACCGACGAGTTCGGTTACAACGTTATTAAGGACCCGGTTCATGTGCACGACTTCCATGCTACCATCCTCCACCAGCTGGGACTTGATCATGAAAAACTCACTTTCAAACACCTGGGCAGAAGATATCGTCTGACAGATGTGGCAGGCAAAGTAATACAGGACCTTTTAGCATAA
- a CDS encoding c-type cytochrome domain-containing protein, which produces MSKLKQLAGNLLFTANIFILFLLVFESRLVLPGWLQVIGRMHPLFLHFPIVLILVALFMEFLPHKEPAAHQWHQNLSSTLLLIGALTAAVTVVMGLFLSKEEGYSGELLGWHKWAGVGVLWLASAIYWIKQLPAVPPMLIKTGALLTAAGLVIAGHFGANLTHGSNFVLAPVTGPQTAPMVPIEQAIVYEHLVKPVLEEKCMGCHNKTKAKGELIMETPEQLLRGGKNGKLWVAGQPDASLLLQRVHLPLEEKKHMPPTGKPQLTANEVQLLTYWIKAGADFKTMVTALPPADSLRLLANTLLQPPASTTPVYDFPEADEKTIAKLNNNYRVIYPVALHVPALVVNFYNKEVYNAKALEELLPLKQQITELHLQKMPVKDEEIKTIAKFEQLRRLNLSFTQITGQQFEMLAALPYLEHVTLSGTPVTLAALQRLSTSKSLKEVQVWNTPVTPAQLDQLAKEVKHIAFIKGFKDDGKIPLKLNAPVLENTALIFNNAMQLRLKHPIAGTEIRYTVDGTAPDSVHSPLFKDSVLLQQATVVKARAFKPGWMGSEMVQYNFYKNTYQPDSIVYLGKPNKEYPGNSPKVLLDREKGDFEFASGKWQGFKDNTMQVLLLFNEPKAVQDVTLSMLRNTGSYIFPPSSVEIWGGDDASSMKLLKKTIPPAANQHDPNANISVDCSFAPATVKCIKIIAKPTMRLPDWHPGKGQTGWVFVDEILVN; this is translated from the coding sequence ATGAGTAAACTAAAGCAACTGGCCGGTAATTTGTTATTTACGGCAAATATTTTTATCCTTTTTTTGCTGGTATTTGAAAGCAGACTGGTACTTCCTGGCTGGTTGCAGGTGATTGGCCGCATGCATCCCTTATTCCTGCATTTTCCTATTGTGCTGATATTGGTAGCCCTCTTTATGGAATTTTTGCCGCATAAAGAACCTGCGGCACACCAATGGCACCAAAACCTCTCTTCCACCCTGTTGCTGATAGGAGCATTGACGGCCGCTGTTACCGTAGTGATGGGCTTGTTTTTATCAAAAGAAGAAGGTTACAGCGGAGAGCTGCTGGGATGGCATAAGTGGGCAGGTGTAGGTGTTTTATGGCTGGCTTCGGCCATATACTGGATCAAGCAGTTGCCTGCTGTCCCACCTATGCTGATTAAAACAGGCGCCTTACTGACTGCCGCAGGGCTGGTCATTGCAGGTCATTTTGGGGCCAACCTTACGCATGGCAGTAACTTTGTGCTGGCACCCGTTACCGGCCCGCAAACAGCTCCTATGGTGCCTATTGAGCAGGCTATCGTATATGAACATCTGGTAAAGCCTGTACTGGAAGAGAAATGTATGGGCTGTCATAATAAAACCAAAGCAAAAGGGGAGCTGATCATGGAAACGCCGGAACAGTTACTGCGCGGCGGGAAAAATGGAAAGTTATGGGTAGCGGGACAACCGGATGCCAGCCTCTTACTGCAGCGGGTACACCTCCCGCTGGAAGAAAAAAAGCACATGCCTCCTACCGGCAAACCCCAGCTCACAGCAAATGAAGTCCAGCTCCTGACCTACTGGATCAAAGCGGGAGCCGACTTTAAAACCATGGTCACAGCACTGCCACCGGCAGACAGCCTGCGCCTGCTGGCTAATACACTTTTACAACCTCCTGCCAGCACCACACCGGTATATGACTTTCCGGAAGCGGATGAAAAAACAATTGCTAAACTCAATAACAACTACCGGGTGATTTATCCGGTAGCTCTGCATGTACCGGCCCTGGTCGTAAACTTCTATAACAAGGAAGTATACAATGCCAAAGCACTGGAAGAACTCTTACCTTTAAAACAACAGATTACAGAACTCCACCTGCAAAAAATGCCGGTGAAAGATGAAGAGATTAAAACCATCGCCAAATTTGAACAACTCAGAAGACTGAACCTCTCCTTTACACAAATTACCGGACAGCAATTTGAAATGCTGGCAGCATTACCCTACCTGGAACACGTCACGCTTTCCGGCACCCCTGTTACCCTGGCGGCATTACAACGTTTAAGCACCAGTAAAAGTCTGAAAGAAGTGCAGGTATGGAATACGCCTGTTACACCGGCACAACTGGACCAGCTGGCGAAAGAAGTAAAACACATTGCATTCATCAAAGGATTCAAGGATGATGGAAAAATACCGTTGAAATTAAATGCACCTGTACTGGAAAACACCGCACTCATATTTAACAATGCGATGCAGCTACGGCTGAAACATCCGATAGCAGGTACAGAAATACGTTATACCGTAGATGGCACAGCGCCGGACAGTGTTCATTCTCCACTGTTTAAAGACAGTGTACTATTGCAACAGGCTACCGTGGTAAAAGCCAGGGCTTTTAAGCCAGGCTGGATGGGCAGTGAAATGGTGCAATATAATTTCTACAAAAACACCTATCAGCCAGATAGCATCGTTTATCTGGGCAAGCCTAACAAGGAATATCCCGGAAATAGTCCGAAAGTGTTACTGGACAGAGAAAAAGGGGACTTTGAATTTGCCAGTGGAAAATGGCAAGGTTTTAAAGATAATACCATGCAGGTACTGTTACTGTTTAACGAGCCGAAAGCCGTGCAGGACGTAACGCTCAGCATGCTGAGAAATACCGGTAGCTATATATTTCCGCCCTCTTCTGTAGAGATATGGGGAGGTGATGATGCCAGCAGCATGAAACTATTAAAGAAAACGATACCTCCTGCTGCGAATCAGCATGATCCTAATGCCAATATTTCGGTCGACTGCAGTTTTGCACCCGCTACTGTAAAATGCATTAAAATTATTGCGAAACCAACGATGCGTTTACCCGACTGGCATCCCGGGAAAGGTCAAACGGGATGGGTATTTGTAGATGAGATCCTGGTTAATTGA